aattgaaattatggagatatatttgaaaaactatcattaaattagttttgaaagtataaatgaacagataaatagggacaaatttttacttccaaagtggacgaATAAATAGGGaccgagggagtaatattttaagACAAATGGTAATCAATCATTTTCACGAAGACAAGGACTAGCAATGTGAGGAGTGAGGAGCTTCCAGAAATGGACAACTGCTTATCTTTTTCTTAATTAGAGCGTCATGTATGAGGCTACGAAGATGCTAGAAACTCTTTAATTTATAGTAATTTGTATGAAGTTAAGacaattatacaaatattaataaatcatgTAATCAATCCTgtaaaatattacattactGTATGTGtatattagtaattaattaaagcAGTTACATCAAAACATTACTCCAGGTAAAACGAGGCTCCAAGACAAACTCCCGGCCTCGGGCATCATACATGAGCAATAATACCGGTAATTGAAAAACACCATTTGAAGCACGTGGGTTTTAAAGCCAGTGGCACGAAAATGGATGCTTCAAACTCCAGATATGATAATGGACTCTTCAAAACGTACGTACACAGTGATCAGAATATATTGTTAGGTTGATCTTAGCTCTAGAAGAGATAACTGCAAAGATTTCACCAGATCATCCGCGCTCATGCGAAATCCTGCATCCATCTGTACAAAAAAACgctaattttcagatttttttttaatatatatgttaagaAGGTTTTTCATATTCATTACGTGGTCTaaaataagagtttatttcagaaaaaagtaCAATTTTCCCTGTTTCTGAAAATAAGGTTAATCAAACTGACACAGGATATGTGACAGGAATGAAACTATTTAAACTTCTAGAAATCAATGAGTTGAAGTACCTGAGAAATTATAGTGATCAGAAGGGAAGAGTTAGAAAATGGCATGACACTGCTGCTAATTATTGTCAAGTTTAGCTTCTCAATCTTGCTGAACAGCTTCACCGCAAGTCCTGCTATGTTCTTGCTTTGAACCCTAAACAGCACATTTCCTTCCGACATTCGGACTTCAATTTCTGGAAGAGACTCGCGGGGACGATAATCATAGTCCTCGTTAGATGAAGATGACTCTTCGTCTAGATAAATCCTAGATCTCTTTAGCGACGCGACGCCTTGATTTTTTGCATCAGTTGTCATGACAATCGACTTATGTTCCAGTGTCTTCACTCGTTCTTGTAGTTGTTTTATGTACTTTGTTGCATCTTCAAGCACGGATGCCTTGTCCATCTGCAAGTTGATTAAAAATGTTATATAAAGTTAATTAGATAAACATTTAATTCTAATCAACCGAATTAGTTTATAAGGATTTTTCGAAAGGAATTTAATTACCTTCTTTAAACCAGGAACAAGGGATGAAAGAGCAATAAACCGCTGAGTGAGTCTCTCTCGTCGTTTTCGCTCAGCCAAAACATGATCTTGGGCCTGTAAGGGTGTCCTCTTCACCGGAAAGGTTGTATTTGCATTCGGATTATATAAATAG
This genomic window from Daucus carota subsp. sativus chromosome 7, DH1 v3.0, whole genome shotgun sequence contains:
- the LOC108195620 gene encoding transcription factor NAI1, whose product is MDMSSALWLSELEMDDPIVSHQQSLMSVLDHEMAAFNSSYSSDSYSAYDNQSVIGNPKHDLVFNSEMDVIMKPVKLPRTNIINTSSTTKGAIPKRPSPASSSAIISFDKAESTPIQWDDKELTYLIKPAKKENLDTNFGDDQGDFSYLYNPNANTTFPVKRTPLQAQDHVLAERKRRERLTQRFIALSSLVPGLKKMDKASVLEDATKYIKQLQERVKTLEHKSIVMTTDAKNQGVASLKRSRIYLDEESSSSNEDYDYRPRESLPEIEVRMSEGNVLFRVQSKNIAGLAVKLFSKIEKLNLTIISSSVMPFSNSSLLITIISQMDAGFRMSADDLVKSLQLSLLELRST